In a genomic window of Magnolia sinica isolate HGM2019 chromosome 14, MsV1, whole genome shotgun sequence:
- the LOC131226168 gene encoding protein DMP2-like: MAKDSQTNSTQQTIGDKTLKGVGNLIKLLPTGTVFLFQFLSPVLSNYGHCSTINKYLTGALLTVCGFSCCFSSFTDSYKASDGKIYYGIVTKNGMWTFSDSNSGSVQLSSYKLRFSDFVHAAFSLIVFAVVALMDPNTVSCYYPSFESTQKAVLMAVPPVVGVISSSVFTVFPNKRHGIGYPPTQASDSS, from the coding sequence ATGGCCAAAGACTCCCAAACCAACTCCACCCAACAAACCATAGGAGACAAAACTCTCAAAGGAGTAGGAAACCTCATCAAGCTTCTCCCCACAGGAACTGTCTTCCTATTCCAGTTCCTCTCTCCTGTCTTATCCAACTATGGCCATTGCTCCACCATCAACAAGTACTTGACAGGCGCACTCCTCACTGTCTGCGGCTTCTCATGTTGTTTCTCATCGTTCACAGATAGTTACAAGGCGAGTGATGGGAAGATTTACTACGGCATCGTCACGAAAAATGGGATGTGGACCTTTTCCGACTCGAACTCAGGGTCAGTGCAGCTCTCTAGCTACAAACTACGATTTAGCGATTTTGTCCATGCAGCATTTTCATTGATCGTGTTCGCGGTCGTGGCACTCATGGACCCCAACACCGTCAGTTGCTACTATCCATCGTTCGAATCAACCCAGAAGGCAGTTCTTATGGCGGTGCCACCGGTGGTTGGTGTGATATCAAGTTCGGTTTTCACGGTTTTCCCAAACAAGCGCCATGGCATTGGCTACCCTCCAACCCAGGCTTCTGACTCTTCTTAA